A genomic segment from Bombus affinis isolate iyBomAffi1 chromosome 13, iyBomAffi1.2, whole genome shotgun sequence encodes:
- the LOC126923370 gene encoding E3 ubiquitin-protein ligase RING1, whose translation MVLVKFRWLYVVCTGFSADGLYVVKMASAEQVGLNKTWELSLYELHRTPQDAITDNTEIAVSPRSLHSELMCPICLDMLKKTMTTKECLHRFCSDCIITALRSGNKECPTCRKKLVSKRSLRPDPNFDLLISKIYPSRDEYEAHQERVLAKLNKSHSQAALVNSITEGIKLQSQNRSQRSRKNANESENASNATSYNNSQNASAPATPNATNAANQSDSSQSTTGPLNNSSGGTTSRNSTTPSPNPANQIPKPPKRQKSLQNSENDSSSAEAETGGGDSMVDTEGEGPSEPLMLNEIELVFKPHPTEMAGDNSLIKALKENSIRYIKTTANATVDHLSKYLAMRLTLDLDTELSESDRLLNFCIYIAPSPGQLVVLSGSQTLRQVNDKFWRVNRPLEMYYSWKKT comes from the exons ATGGTGTTAGTGAAATTCAGATGGCTATATGTAGTGTGTACAGGCTTTTCAGCTGACGGCTTGTATGTAGTCAAGATGGCTTCCGCGGAGCAAGTCGGCCTGAACAAAACTTGGGAATTATCATTATATGAGCTTCATCGTACACCTCAGGATGCCATTACTGACAATACAGAAATCGCAGTTAGTCCACGAAGTTTGCACAGTGAACTTATGTGCCCAATTTGCTTGGACATGCTTAAAAAGACTATGACTACCAAGGAGTGCCTACATCGTTTCTGTTCCGATTGTATTATTACGGCACTTAGGAGTGGTAATAAG GAATGTCCGACATGCAGGAAAAAACTGGTATCCAAGAGGTCTCTCAGACCAGATCCTAATTTTGATCTATTGATTTCTAAGATATATCCCAGTCGTGATGAGTACGAGGCACACCAAGAAAGAGTATTGGCAAAACTGAACAAGTCGCATTCACAGGCTGCACTGGTAAATTCTATTACAGAGGGGATCAAATTACAAAGCCAGAATCGTTCTCAGAGGTCTAGGAAGAATGCTAACGAGTCAGAGAATGCTAGCAACGCGACATCCTATAACAATTCACAAAATGCAAGTGCCCCAGCAACACCAAATGCTACAAATGCTGCGAATCAAAGTGACTCGTCTCAAAGTACAACAGGACCTTTAAATAATAGTAGTGGGG GTACAACATCCAGAAATTCTACCACGCCATCACCGAATCCAGCAAATCAAATTCCCAAACCTCCGAAACGACAGAAAAGTTTACAAAATTCCGAGAATGACTCATCTAGTGCAGAAGCTGAAACCGGTGGTGGTGATTCCATGGTAGACACAGAGGGTGAAGGTCCGAGCGAACCTTTAATGCTTAATGAAATCGAACTCGTCTTCAAACCACATCCTACAGAAATGGCCGGAGATAATTCACTTATAAAAGCTTTGAAGGAAAATAGTATTCGGTACATCAAGACGACTGCGAACGCGACAG TGGATCATCTGAGCAAGTACCTGGCCATGCGGCTAACGTTGGATCTGGATACAGAATTATCAGAATCAGATAGGCTATTGAATTTTTGCATTTACATAGCACCATCGCCGGGTCAATTAGTGGTTTTAAGCGGATCTCAAACGTTAAGGCAGGTGAACGACAAATTCTGGCGCGTCAATCGACCCCTGGAAATGTATTACTCATGGAAGAAGACCTAG
- the LOC126923664 gene encoding uncharacterized protein LOC126923664: protein MSSRALNERNDEQTSPWRTRIHASGVTTPLLLLHAIIIVPRSQGRKQKSNFSKSSTNAADKELAKKNKAAKDTRLTTNLPDDAAVHFGNFYGIQKKSNKPRAGRVRSLLDSTSPSSTSYKPTPRLEFTRQMVQKLERTAGTKEYARQVSALLEETVEPAHFKLHSLPTENSIPDGRYNPTGFPLWYKEPYKMPFASDEVYKLLKERLDNAEEGKARDIFKEDSSERSSLEEWSEDEEARYGEENFQDDGAINFLTRERSSMNLLSNGSSSVTEAKDTDSKESNQILLDKKPSKLVSFQQR, encoded by the exons ATGTCAAGCCGT GCACTCAACGAACGTAACGACGAACAAACGAGTCCGTGGAGAACACGCATCCACGCATCCGGCGTAACGACACCGTTGTTACTTTTACACGCAATCATTATCGTTCCAAGGTCTCAAGGAAGGAAGCAAAAGTCCAACTTCTCGAAAAGCTCGACCAATGCCGCAGACAAGGAATTAGCGAAGAAGAACAAAGCTGCTAAAGATACTAGATTAACCACGAACCTTCCTGACGATGCTGCGGTGCACTTTGGAAACTTTTATGGTATTCAAAAAAAATCGAACAAACCACGAGCTGGCAGAGTGAGAAGTCTTTTGGATTCTACTAGTCCATCATCCACTAGCTACAAACCAACGCCGAGACTAGAATTCACCAGGCAGATGGTTCAAAA actggaacgAACAGCTGGTACGAAGGAATACGCGCGACAAGTGTCAGCCTTATTGGAGGAGACGGTCGAACCGGCGCATTTCAAGCTGCATTCATTGCCGACCGAGAATTCGATTCCGGATGGAAGATACAATCCCACGGGATTCCCGCTCTGGTACAAGGAACCTTATAAAATGCC GTTCGCCTCGGACGAGGTTTACAAACTTCTCAAGGAGAGGTTGGATAACGCCGAGGAAGGGAAGGCGAGAGATATTTTCAAAGAGGATTCTTCTGAGAGAAGTTCATTGGAAGAATGGAGCGAAGATGAAGAAGCAAGGTATGGAGAAGAAAATTTCCAAGACGATGGAGCGATAAACTTTCTAACGAGAGAAAGATCTTCGATGAATTTACTGTCTAATGGATCGTCTTCTGTAACAGAAGCGAAAGACACGGACTCCAAGGAAAGCAATCAAATACTTCTCGATAAGAAACCAAGCAAATTAGTCTCGTTCCAACAACGCTGA